The Streptomyces achromogenes genome window below encodes:
- a CDS encoding maleylacetate reductase — protein sequence MRVVFRPGAVPHAVAAETGRLGLRRVLVVCGERGRDTARAVAATLGDACAGVHAGARMHVPVPSAERAVEAAREAGADGCAAVGGGSAIGLAKAVARRTGLPVVAVPTTYAGSEMTPVWGETEDGVKRTGRDPRVLPRSVVYDPLLTLTMPSAQSAASGMNAMAHAAEALYAPDASPIVSLMAQDGVRALARALPEVVAEPTGPAARGSALYGAWLCGACLGATSMGLHHRLCHVLGGAFGLPHAETHAVVLPHVLAFNAPSAPAATAALRRALEVADPARELYELGGRLGVPRSLAALGLSAADLERAVGATLRAPYGNPRQASAGELRAILRAAFDGAPPSGG from the coding sequence ATGCGCGTCGTGTTCCGGCCGGGCGCCGTGCCGCACGCCGTCGCGGCGGAGACCGGACGGCTCGGCCTGCGCCGCGTCCTCGTCGTCTGCGGCGAGCGCGGCCGGGACACGGCCCGCGCCGTCGCCGCCACGCTCGGCGACGCGTGCGCCGGAGTGCACGCGGGCGCGCGCATGCACGTACCGGTGCCGAGCGCCGAACGAGCCGTCGAGGCGGCCCGCGAGGCCGGAGCCGACGGCTGCGCCGCGGTCGGCGGCGGCTCCGCGATCGGGCTGGCCAAGGCCGTCGCCCGCCGCACCGGCCTGCCGGTCGTGGCCGTCCCGACGACGTACGCGGGGTCGGAGATGACGCCGGTCTGGGGCGAGACCGAGGACGGGGTGAAACGCACCGGGCGCGATCCGCGGGTCCTGCCGCGCAGTGTCGTGTACGACCCGCTGCTGACGCTCACCATGCCGTCCGCGCAGTCCGCCGCCAGCGGGATGAACGCGATGGCGCACGCCGCCGAGGCGCTCTACGCCCCGGACGCCTCGCCGATCGTCTCGCTGATGGCGCAGGACGGCGTACGGGCACTGGCGCGCGCCCTGCCCGAGGTCGTCGCCGAACCCACCGGCCCGGCCGCCCGCGGCAGCGCCCTGTACGGGGCCTGGCTGTGCGGCGCCTGCCTCGGCGCGACCTCCATGGGCCTGCACCACCGGCTCTGCCACGTGCTCGGCGGCGCCTTCGGCCTGCCGCACGCCGAGACGCACGCCGTCGTCCTGCCGCATGTGCTGGCGTTCAACGCGCCGTCGGCGCCCGCCGCGACGGCGGCGCTGCGCCGTGCGCTCGAGGTCGCGGACCCGGCCCGGGAGCTGTACGAGCTGGGCGGGCGGCTGGGCGTCCCGCGCTCCCTCGCCGCGCTCGGCCTGTCCGCCGCCGACCTGGAGCGTGCCGTCGGCGCCACGCTCCGGGCGCCGTACGGCAACCCCCGCCAAGCCTCCGCCGGGGAGCTGCGGGCGATCCTGCGAGCGGCGTTCGACGGTGCGCCGCCGTCCGGCGGTTGA
- a CDS encoding dioxygenase family protein translates to MAMDFTAETATDAVVDSFARTPDPRLRELLTDLVRHLHDFVREAEPTRAEWERAIAFLTEAGHRCDEARQEFILLSDVLGVSMLVEAINDRKEPAATDSTVLGPFHMVESPARALGDTLDLVGAGEPCLISGRVVSVDGTALPGATLDVWQADDQGFYDVQQPGKQPPGNGRGLFTADAEGRFWFRSCVPSPYPIPTDGPVGTLLEATGRHPYRPAHIHFIVSAAGHLPVTTHVFVAGGDHLESDAVFAVRRSLVQEFAEVDDPALAAASGLANPFRRALFDIVLQPVTA, encoded by the coding sequence ATGGCCATGGACTTCACCGCCGAGACCGCGACGGACGCGGTCGTGGACAGTTTCGCCCGCACCCCCGACCCCCGGTTGCGGGAGCTGCTGACCGACCTCGTCCGGCATCTGCACGACTTCGTGCGGGAGGCCGAGCCGACCCGGGCCGAATGGGAACGGGCGATCGCTTTCCTCACCGAGGCCGGGCACCGGTGCGACGAGGCCCGGCAGGAGTTCATCCTGCTCTCGGACGTCCTGGGCGTGTCGATGCTCGTCGAGGCGATCAACGACCGCAAGGAGCCGGCCGCCACCGACTCCACCGTGCTCGGCCCTTTCCACATGGTCGAGTCACCCGCGCGGGCGCTCGGGGACACCCTGGACCTGGTCGGCGCCGGCGAGCCCTGCCTCATCAGCGGCCGTGTCGTGTCCGTCGACGGCACCGCGCTGCCCGGCGCGACACTGGACGTGTGGCAGGCCGACGACCAGGGCTTCTACGACGTCCAGCAGCCCGGGAAACAGCCGCCGGGCAACGGCCGCGGCCTGTTCACCGCGGACGCCGAGGGCCGCTTCTGGTTCCGCTCGTGCGTGCCGAGCCCGTATCCGATCCCCACGGACGGACCGGTCGGGACGCTGCTCGAGGCGACCGGCCGCCACCCCTACCGGCCCGCCCACATCCACTTCATCGTGAGCGCCGCCGGTCACCTGCCCGTCACCACCCACGTCTTCGTGGCGGGCGGCGACCATCTGGAGTCGGACGCCGTCTTCGCCGTCAGGAGGAGCCTGGTGCAGGAGTTCGCCGAGGTGGACGACCCGGCGCTGGCGGCGGCGTCCGGCCTGGCCAACCCCTTTCGCCGGGCCCTGTTCGACATCGTGCTGCAGCCGGTGACGGCGTGA
- a CDS encoding enoyl-CoA hydratase/isomerase family protein, whose protein sequence is MTGADDPVLLKTVGRAGRLVLNRPRALNALNHAMVRRIDDALTAWEHDPAVETVVLTGAGERGLCAGGDIRAVHDDARDGDGRASAAFWRDEYRLNARIARYPKPYVALMDGIVMGGGVGVSAHGGVRVVTERSRIAMPETGIGFVPDVGGTHLLGRAPGELGVHLALTGAQIGAGDAVLCGLADHYVPSASLPTFLAELADLPVSEAVARHEQPPPQGELAAARGWIDACYAAGTVEEIVRRLRAHGDPAAAEAAETLLTRSPTALKVTLAALHRSRRLGSLEEVLDQEYRVSCAALTSPDLVEGVRAQIVDKDRTPRWSPATLAEVAAADVERFFTPLGTRELGLAGPPSPHPARPAHQPPFDRSASPRP, encoded by the coding sequence ATGACCGGCGCCGACGACCCCGTCCTGCTGAAGACCGTCGGCCGGGCCGGCCGCCTCGTCCTCAACCGCCCACGCGCTCTCAACGCCCTGAACCATGCGATGGTGCGCCGGATCGACGACGCGCTGACGGCGTGGGAGCACGACCCCGCCGTCGAGACCGTCGTGCTCACCGGCGCGGGGGAACGCGGTCTGTGCGCGGGCGGTGACATCCGCGCCGTCCACGACGACGCCCGCGACGGCGACGGGAGGGCCTCGGCGGCCTTCTGGCGCGACGAGTACCGTCTCAACGCCCGTATCGCCCGTTACCCCAAGCCCTATGTCGCGCTCATGGACGGCATCGTCATGGGCGGCGGCGTCGGCGTGTCGGCGCACGGCGGCGTGCGGGTCGTCACCGAGCGCTCCCGGATCGCCATGCCCGAGACCGGCATCGGATTCGTGCCCGACGTCGGCGGCACCCACCTGCTCGGCCGTGCGCCGGGTGAACTCGGCGTCCATCTCGCCCTGACGGGTGCGCAGATCGGCGCGGGCGACGCCGTGCTGTGCGGACTCGCCGACCACTACGTGCCGTCCGCCTCGCTGCCAACGTTTCTCGCCGAACTCGCCGACCTGCCGGTGAGCGAGGCCGTCGCCCGTCACGAGCAGCCCCCGCCGCAAGGGGAGTTGGCCGCGGCGCGCGGGTGGATCGACGCGTGTTACGCCGCCGGCACGGTCGAGGAGATCGTCCGGCGTCTGCGCGCCCACGGCGACCCGGCCGCCGCGGAGGCCGCGGAGACCCTGCTCACGCGGTCGCCCACCGCCCTGAAGGTCACCCTGGCCGCCCTGCACCGCTCCCGGCGGCTCGGCTCCCTGGAGGAGGTGCTGGACCAGGAGTACCGCGTTTCGTGCGCCGCTCTGACCAGCCCCGACCTCGTCGAGGGAGTCCGCGCCCAGATCGTCGACAAGGACCGCACCCCGCGCTGGTCGCCGGCCACCCTCGCCGAGGTCGCCGCCGCCGACGTGGAGCGTTTCTTCACCCCGCTCGGCACCCGGGAACTCGGTCTCGCCGGACCACCGTCCCCTCACCCGGCCCGCCCGGCTCACCAACCTCCATTCGACCGCTCGGCCTCACCGCGCCCCTGA
- a CDS encoding winged helix DNA-binding domain-containing protein, translated as MTKTTSPVGPVLDVRALNRATLARQLLLSPAELSAKAAVEHLLGLQAQNVKPPYYALAARLEGFAPEQLSGLMADREVVRIVSMRSTIHTHTADDCLTLRPLVQPARERELTNFRKGLVGVDLDRLAVLARKLVEDEPRTMGQLREALTVEWPDADPASLAVAARCRLPLVQVTPRGLWGRSGQVALTTAEHWLGRPAEQAPAVDAVVLRYLAAFGPASVKDMQTWAGLTRLREAFERLRPQLSVFRDEHGVELFDLPEAPRPDPETPAPPRFLAEFDNLLLSHADRGRVIPPEYWGRSWQGNQAYCTLLVDGFLAGVWRLERDALVVEPFGRLTGAQRHDVLAEGERVLAVMHPGESYDIRFGTVLRT; from the coding sequence ATGACGAAGACGACGTCCCCGGTGGGCCCCGTGCTCGACGTCCGGGCTCTCAACCGTGCCACCCTCGCCCGGCAACTGCTGCTGAGCCCGGCCGAGTTGTCCGCCAAGGCCGCGGTGGAGCACCTTCTCGGACTGCAGGCGCAGAACGTCAAGCCGCCGTACTACGCGCTCGCCGCCCGCCTCGAGGGCTTCGCCCCGGAGCAGTTGTCGGGGCTGATGGCCGACCGTGAGGTCGTCCGCATCGTCAGCATGCGCTCCACCATCCACACCCACACCGCGGACGACTGCCTGACCCTCCGGCCGCTCGTCCAGCCCGCCCGCGAGCGGGAGCTGACCAACTTCCGCAAGGGACTCGTCGGGGTCGACCTCGACCGGCTCGCGGTCCTCGCCCGCAAGCTGGTCGAGGACGAGCCGCGCACCATGGGCCAACTGCGCGAGGCGCTCACCGTGGAGTGGCCGGACGCCGACCCGGCGTCCCTCGCCGTGGCCGCCCGCTGCCGACTGCCCCTGGTCCAGGTCACTCCGCGCGGGCTGTGGGGCCGGAGCGGACAGGTCGCCCTCACCACCGCCGAGCACTGGCTGGGCCGCCCCGCCGAGCAGGCGCCCGCGGTGGACGCCGTCGTCCTGCGCTATCTGGCGGCCTTCGGCCCGGCCTCTGTCAAGGACATGCAGACCTGGGCCGGCCTGACCCGGCTGCGCGAGGCCTTCGAACGTCTGCGCCCGCAGCTGTCGGTCTTCCGGGACGAGCACGGCGTCGAGCTGTTCGACCTGCCCGAGGCCCCGCGCCCCGACCCCGAAACCCCGGCCCCGCCGCGGTTCCTCGCCGAGTTCGACAACCTTCTCCTCTCCCACGCCGACCGCGGCCGCGTCATCCCGCCCGAGTACTGGGGGCGTTCCTGGCAGGGCAACCAGGCGTACTGCACCCTCCTGGTCGACGGCTTCCTGGCGGGCGTGTGGCGACTGGAGCGAGACGCCCTGGTCGTCGAGCCCTTCGGCCGCCTCACCGGCGCGCAGAGGCATGACGTGCTGGCCGAGGGCGAGCGTGTGCTGGCCGTGATGCACCCCGGGGAGTCCTACGACATCCGGTTCGGGACGGTCCTGCGGACCTGA
- a CDS encoding S1 family peptidase, which produces MFGRNRVKRTAAVVAATAATAATVLLGAPTAVAAPQPIVGGTPTTTTAYPFMMQITDASQNQFCGGTLVSATKVVTAAHCMVGETTSSVRVVGGRTYLNGTNGTVSRVSRIWVNPGYTDATNGDDVAVLTLSTSMPYTKASYVSSSQTGVYAAGTTARIIGWGTTSENGSSSNQLRTATVPIVSDSSCKSSYGSDFVQTDMVCAGYTSGGTDTCQGDSGGPLLIGGVLAGITSWGEGCAEGGYPGVYTRLTAFSSLVTAQVNS; this is translated from the coding sequence ATGTTCGGGCGCAACCGCGTGAAGAGAACCGCCGCCGTCGTCGCGGCGACCGCCGCCACGGCGGCGACCGTACTGCTCGGCGCCCCCACCGCCGTCGCAGCCCCGCAGCCGATCGTCGGCGGCACGCCGACCACGACCACGGCGTATCCGTTCATGATGCAGATCACCGACGCCTCGCAGAACCAGTTCTGCGGCGGCACCCTCGTCTCGGCCACCAAGGTGGTCACCGCCGCACACTGCATGGTCGGCGAGACCACGAGCAGCGTGCGCGTCGTCGGCGGCCGCACCTACCTCAACGGCACCAACGGCACGGTCAGCCGGGTGAGCAGGATCTGGGTCAACCCGGGATACACGGACGCCACCAACGGCGACGACGTGGCCGTCCTGACCCTGTCGACGTCGATGCCGTACACCAAGGCGTCGTACGTCTCCTCGTCCCAGACCGGCGTGTACGCGGCCGGCACCACCGCCCGCATCATCGGCTGGGGCACCACCTCGGAGAACGGCAGCTCCTCCAACCAGCTGCGGACCGCGACCGTCCCGATCGTGTCCGACTCCAGCTGCAAGAGCTCCTACGGTTCGGACTTCGTCCAGACCGACATGGTTTGCGCCGGATACACCTCCGGCGGTACAGACACCTGCCAGGGCGACAGCGGCGGTCCCCTGCTCATCGGGGGCGTCCTGGCAGGGATCACTTCTTGGGGCGAGGGCTGCGCGGAAGGCGGTTACCCGGGTGTGTACACCCGGCTGACCGCCTTCTCCAGCCTGGTGACCGCACAGGTCAACTCGTAA
- a CDS encoding ATP-binding protein has translation MTVRRDFKEPARCRPDLVIGREELVTSARDQLTRGGSVLLHGPAGIGKSTVLRALAADYGDAARTVLRCSATESESHLPFLALADLFGLVLDEISDKLPAAQRTALESALTGRGESTLQRDGLALRLAVLSALRILAAAGPVLLVADDLQWLDSASAELLGFAARRLGDTPVQLLCAVRTEGQEYDRHLRASPPDTLAVRLNPLSRNQVSALLDHRGYTDLPRSTVREIHRTSGGNPLFALELGRALGENPTPPRPGEPLPVPTSLRALVLSRLDMLSDEARRTLLVASAGARPTLALLHAAGRENAEAETAQAAALGLLATEPEGPAVRFAHPLISAALYAEAPPQERRAAHAALSTAASDPIERARNLAMATTGTDPEVAARLAEAAALARDRGAPSVAASLGLLAARHTPPDGTPGPDEHRLCAAEDAITAGEVDLARDIAREVLTRATVPADRIRAWEVVIEAAGQALGDVDAVFPQALADAGDDPRLLALVHYHLAWRKLIVEGDFSEARQEAAHAAELAARGGDRRTELMALSFQSSTETLMGHPNAPATIKQAMREPQDPYVACHHNGVGAARFRWLMMSDQLPEARSTITALLREVRRRGMVESEVHFQRFLAETELRSGHCGRALDLARESLRLARDSGIGLGASAMLASLAEASGGDVGQALALAREAAGRAEEDGDQMYLSRALAALGHAQFVAGDAAGAVGSLRRVRELEQGLGITDPARGRWQGDLAEALVRVGEPGEAQDVIAVTREHALRLDRESVLAVLDRAEALVRAALGDHEGALSRLTSAQDRLAKLGYGLEEARAAFALARLRTGRPGPTSYDEAARLFRRCRALPWLRQVDEAAAQGAGEPSVLTAQTPPSDALAGLAAMERQVAALVMEGATNREIAARLFISVKTVEATLTRVYRKLGIRSRVDIVRLAAGRHAK, from the coding sequence GTGACCGTGCGACGGGACTTCAAGGAGCCTGCCAGATGCCGCCCCGACCTGGTCATCGGCAGGGAGGAGCTGGTCACGTCCGCCCGTGACCAGCTGACGCGCGGCGGCAGTGTCCTGCTGCACGGCCCGGCCGGAATAGGAAAGTCGACCGTGCTGCGGGCATTGGCCGCGGATTACGGCGACGCGGCGCGCACCGTCCTGCGCTGCTCGGCGACCGAGTCCGAATCCCACCTCCCCTTCCTGGCCCTGGCGGACCTCTTCGGCCTCGTCCTGGACGAGATCTCGGACAAGTTGCCCGCCGCGCAGCGCACCGCCCTGGAGTCGGCGCTCACCGGGCGCGGCGAGTCGACGCTGCAGCGCGACGGCCTCGCCCTGCGGCTGGCCGTCCTGTCCGCGCTGCGCATCCTCGCCGCCGCGGGCCCCGTGCTGCTCGTCGCCGACGACCTGCAGTGGCTGGACTCGGCGAGCGCCGAGCTCCTCGGCTTCGCCGCCCGCCGTCTCGGCGACACCCCCGTCCAGCTGCTGTGCGCGGTGCGCACCGAGGGACAGGAGTACGACCGGCATCTACGCGCGTCCCCGCCGGACACCCTCGCCGTCCGCCTCAACCCGCTCTCCCGCAACCAGGTCTCCGCGCTCCTCGACCACCGCGGCTACACCGACCTGCCCCGCTCCACGGTCCGGGAGATCCACCGCACCAGCGGCGGCAACCCCCTGTTCGCGCTGGAGCTCGGCCGCGCCCTCGGCGAGAACCCGACGCCGCCCCGCCCCGGCGAGCCGCTGCCGGTGCCGACCTCGCTGCGCGCCCTGGTCCTCAGCCGCCTGGACATGCTCTCCGACGAGGCCCGGCGCACCCTGCTGGTGGCCAGCGCCGGCGCCCGCCCCACGCTGGCCCTGCTGCACGCGGCCGGCCGGGAGAACGCCGAGGCGGAGACCGCGCAGGCGGCGGCCCTCGGACTGCTGGCGACCGAGCCGGAGGGCCCGGCCGTCCGGTTCGCGCACCCGCTGATCTCCGCCGCGCTGTACGCGGAGGCGCCCCCGCAGGAGCGCCGGGCCGCGCACGCCGCGCTGTCCACCGCCGCCTCCGACCCGATCGAGCGGGCCCGCAACCTCGCCATGGCCACCACCGGCACCGACCCGGAGGTCGCCGCCCGGCTCGCCGAGGCCGCGGCCCTGGCCCGCGACCGGGGCGCGCCGTCAGTGGCCGCCTCGCTCGGCCTGCTCGCCGCCCGGCACACCCCGCCGGACGGCACGCCCGGCCCGGACGAACACCGGCTGTGCGCCGCCGAGGACGCCATCACCGCCGGCGAGGTGGACCTGGCCCGGGACATCGCGCGTGAGGTGCTGACCCGGGCGACCGTCCCCGCCGACCGGATCCGCGCCTGGGAGGTGGTCATCGAGGCCGCCGGACAGGCCCTCGGCGACGTCGACGCCGTCTTCCCGCAGGCCCTCGCCGACGCCGGCGACGACCCCCGGCTGCTCGCCCTCGTCCACTACCACCTCGCCTGGCGCAAGCTGATCGTCGAGGGCGACTTCTCCGAGGCGCGGCAGGAGGCCGCGCACGCCGCGGAGCTTGCGGCGCGCGGCGGCGACCGGCGCACCGAGCTGATGGCGCTGTCGTTCCAGTCGTCAACTGAGACCCTGATGGGCCATCCGAACGCCCCCGCGACCATCAAGCAGGCCATGCGGGAGCCTCAGGACCCCTACGTGGCCTGCCACCACAACGGCGTCGGCGCGGCGAGGTTCCGCTGGCTGATGATGAGCGACCAGCTGCCCGAGGCCCGGTCGACGATCACCGCGCTGCTGCGCGAGGTCCGGCGGCGCGGCATGGTCGAGAGCGAGGTGCACTTCCAGCGCTTCCTCGCCGAGACCGAACTGCGCTCCGGGCACTGCGGACGCGCCCTCGACCTGGCCCGCGAGAGCCTCAGGCTGGCCCGTGACTCGGGTATCGGCCTGGGCGCCTCCGCGATGCTGGCCTCCCTCGCCGAGGCCTCGGGCGGCGACGTGGGACAGGCGCTGGCACTGGCCCGGGAGGCGGCGGGGCGGGCCGAGGAGGACGGCGACCAGATGTACCTCTCGCGCGCCCTGGCGGCGCTGGGCCACGCCCAGTTCGTGGCCGGCGACGCGGCGGGCGCGGTCGGCTCGCTGCGCCGGGTGCGCGAGCTGGAGCAGGGCCTGGGCATCACCGACCCGGCGCGCGGCCGCTGGCAGGGCGACCTGGCCGAGGCGCTGGTCCGGGTCGGCGAGCCGGGAGAGGCGCAGGACGTCATCGCCGTGACGCGCGAACACGCGCTGCGGCTGGACCGGGAGAGCGTGCTGGCCGTGCTGGACCGGGCGGAGGCCCTGGTGCGGGCGGCGCTCGGCGACCACGAGGGGGCGCTGTCCCGGCTGACGTCCGCTCAGGACCGGCTCGCCAAGCTCGGCTACGGGCTGGAGGAGGCGCGGGCGGCGTTCGCGCTGGCCCGGCTGCGCACCGGACGGCCGGGACCGACGTCGTACGACGAGGCGGCACGGCTGTTCCGGCGGTGCCGGGCGCTGCCCTGGCTGCGTCAGGTGGACGAGGCCGCCGCACAGGGCGCGGGCGAACCGTCCGTCCTCACCGCGCAGACCCCGCCCTCCGACGCGCTGGCGGGACTGGCCGCGATGGAGCGTCAGGTCGCGGCGCTCGTCATGGAGGGGGCGACCAACCGGGAGATCGCCGCGCGGCTGTTCATCAGCGTCAAGACGGTCGAGGCGACCCTGACCCGGGTCTACCGCAAGCTGGGGATCCGCTCGCGGGTGGACATCGTCCGGTTGGCGGCGGGGCGTCACGCGAAGTGA
- a CDS encoding helix-turn-helix transcriptional regulator, with protein sequence MAADATGTVEIRGALMRLRRATGLPVAFGGLVEPGRQRMRISEFSGAAGLALRGLTVTSGYGLGGKAVALARPCAVTDYSLSRQISHEYDAAVAEEGLRSVLAIPVVVRRRVRGVLYGALRTAQPLGDRTLTAAAQAARDVEQALVVEDEVRALLTAAGPGFGPGAGSGVVPGEGAAAGPDGAGGAAGWEQVREAHAALRALAPRIADPALRADLLDACGLLASGPSQDPVRQPVVLAPRELDVLACVAAGATNGAIAERLGLRAETVKGYLRSAMRRLGARTRGEAVVAARRAGLLP encoded by the coding sequence GTGGCAGCGGACGCGACCGGAACGGTGGAGATTCGCGGTGCGCTCATGCGGCTGCGCCGGGCGACCGGGTTGCCGGTCGCCTTCGGCGGTCTGGTGGAGCCCGGGCGGCAGCGGATGCGGATCAGCGAGTTCAGCGGCGCGGCCGGGCTCGCGCTGCGCGGGCTGACGGTGACGTCCGGGTACGGGCTCGGCGGCAAGGCGGTGGCGCTGGCCCGTCCGTGTGCGGTGACCGACTACTCGCTCTCCCGGCAGATCAGCCACGAGTACGACGCGGCCGTCGCCGAGGAGGGCCTGCGTTCGGTGCTGGCGATCCCGGTGGTGGTCCGGCGCCGGGTCCGCGGGGTGCTGTACGGGGCGCTGCGCACGGCGCAGCCGCTGGGCGATCGTACGCTGACCGCGGCGGCGCAGGCGGCACGGGACGTGGAGCAGGCGCTGGTCGTCGAGGACGAGGTGCGTGCGCTGCTGACGGCGGCCGGGCCGGGCTTCGGACCGGGTGCCGGATCGGGCGTCGTCCCGGGCGAGGGAGCGGCCGCGGGCCCGGACGGGGCGGGCGGAGCGGCCGGCTGGGAGCAGGTGCGCGAGGCGCACGCGGCCCTGCGGGCCCTGGCCCCGCGGATCGCCGACCCCGCGCTGCGCGCCGACCTCCTCGACGCCTGCGGGCTGCTGGCCTCGGGGCCGTCGCAGGACCCGGTGCGGCAGCCGGTCGTCCTCGCCCCACGGGAGCTGGACGTGCTGGCGTGCGTGGCGGCGGGGGCGACGAACGGGGCGATCGCCGAGCGGCTCGGGCTGCGGGCGGAGACGGTCAAGGGCTACCTGAGATCGGCGATGCGCAGACTGGGCGCACGCACCCGGGGAGAGGCGGTGGTCGCGGCCCGCAGAGCGGGTCTGCTGCCGTAG
- a CDS encoding AMP-binding protein has protein sequence MTATELFRRARDFLLEHREDYTTAYGRFEWPRPEQFNWALDWFDAIADGNERTALHIVEEDGSETRRTFAELSERSDRIANWLRGRGVAAEDRVLVMLGNQAELWETALAAMKLRAVVIPATPLLGPADLADRVERGRVRHVLVRSADAVKFDEVPGDYTRIAVGGAPEGWQRYEEAYDAQAGFTPDGPTLADDPLMLYFTSGTTARPKLVEHTHTSYPVGHLSTMYWIGLRPGDVHLNISSPGWAKHAWSNLFAPWNAEATVFIHNYTRFDPVRLMAEMDRAGVTTFCAPPTVWRMLIQADLTQLRTPPREAVAAGEPLNPEVIEQVRRAWGVTVRDGFGQTETAVQIANSPGQELKTGSMGRPAPGYRVELLDPVSGAPGATEGEIALDLSERPVGLMTGYHGDADRSAEAMAGGYYRTGDVGNRDENGYITYVGRSDDVFKASDYKISPFELESALLEHAAVAEAAVVPAPDELRLAVPKAYVVLAEGWEPGPGTAKALFEHSREVLAAYKRIRRLEFAPLPKTVSGKIRRIELREATAAGSADEYREEDFR, from the coding sequence ATGACGGCGACGGAGCTCTTCCGCAGAGCCCGCGACTTCCTGCTGGAACACCGCGAGGACTACACAACCGCTTACGGGCGTTTCGAGTGGCCTCGCCCCGAGCAGTTCAACTGGGCCCTCGACTGGTTCGACGCCATCGCCGACGGCAACGAGCGCACCGCCCTGCACATCGTGGAAGAAGACGGTTCCGAAACCCGCCGCACCTTCGCCGAGCTGTCCGAGCGCTCCGACCGCATCGCGAACTGGCTGCGCGGCCGCGGGGTGGCCGCCGAGGACCGCGTCCTCGTCATGCTCGGCAACCAGGCCGAACTCTGGGAGACGGCGCTCGCCGCGATGAAACTGCGTGCCGTCGTCATCCCGGCGACGCCGCTGCTCGGCCCTGCTGACCTGGCCGACCGCGTGGAACGCGGCCGGGTCAGGCACGTCCTCGTCCGGTCCGCGGACGCCGTCAAGTTCGACGAGGTCCCCGGCGACTACACGCGGATCGCGGTCGGCGGCGCACCCGAGGGCTGGCAGCGCTACGAGGAGGCGTACGACGCCCAGGCCGGCTTCACGCCGGACGGCCCGACCCTCGCCGACGACCCGCTGATGCTCTACTTCACCTCCGGCACGACCGCCCGGCCCAAACTGGTGGAGCACACCCACACCTCGTACCCGGTCGGCCATCTGTCGACGATGTACTGGATCGGGCTGCGGCCCGGCGACGTCCACCTCAACATCTCCTCGCCCGGCTGGGCCAAGCACGCCTGGTCCAACCTGTTCGCCCCGTGGAACGCTGAAGCAACCGTTTTCATCCACAATTACACGCGTTTCGACCCGGTCCGCTTGATGGCGGAGATGGACCGGGCGGGCGTGACGACCTTCTGTGCCCCGCCCACCGTGTGGCGCATGCTCATCCAGGCCGACCTCACCCAGCTGCGCACCCCGCCCCGCGAGGCGGTGGCCGCGGGCGAACCCCTCAACCCCGAGGTCATCGAGCAGGTCCGCCGCGCCTGGGGAGTGACCGTCCGGGACGGCTTCGGCCAGACCGAGACGGCCGTCCAGATCGCCAACAGCCCCGGCCAGGAACTGAAGACCGGCTCGATGGGCCGGCCCGCCCCCGGATACCGGGTGGAGCTGCTCGACCCGGTGTCGGGCGCGCCGGGCGCGACGGAGGGCGAGATCGCGCTCGACCTGTCGGAACGGCCGGTGGGCCTGATGACCGGCTACCACGGCGACGCCGACCGCAGCGCCGAGGCGATGGCCGGCGGCTACTACCGCACCGGGGACGTCGGAAACCGTGACGAGAACGGTTACATCACCTACGTGGGCCGCTCCGACGACGTCTTCAAGGCGTCCGACTACAAGATCAGCCCCTTCGAGCTGGAGAGCGCGCTGCTGGAGCACGCGGCGGTGGCGGAGGCGGCCGTGGTCCCCGCCCCGGACGAGCTGCGCCTCGCGGTGCCCAAGGCGTACGTCGTCCTCGCCGAGGGCTGGGAGCCGGGCCCCGGCACGGCGAAGGCGCTGTTCGAGCACTCCCGCGAGGTGCTCGCCGCCTACAAGCGGATCCGCCGTCTGGAGTTCGCGCCGCTGCCCAAGACCGTCAGCGGCAAGATCCGCCGCATCGAGCTGCGCGAGGCGACGGCGGCGGGCTCCGCGGACGAGTACCGCGAGGAGGACTTCCGGTGA